A window of Mycolicibacterium fluoranthenivorans contains these coding sequences:
- a CDS encoding serine hydrolase yields MRWRLPKWAMTSMATVGVALLVSGCEAQAEGAPATAENTPPATFAPQAPPGEPAAPLAGLDARVRQATADAAKSGADIEAVVLDRTTGQTVSNGTNRPFPIASVVKLFIADDLLLQEAQGKTTLSASDRQLLDLMLRSSDDGAAQTFWDRSGQNAVIARIKARYGLPGTTAPYNEHWDVTQSTANDLVHYYAMLLDGSGGLPPEQAGIIIGDLAQSTPTGSDGYPQRFGIPEGLYAEPVAVKQGWFCCWNGANQLHVSTGAIGPDRRYVMAISSLDPDDAATARATITQAVKTMFPGGKI; encoded by the coding sequence ATGCGCTGGCGGCTGCCGAAATGGGCGATGACGAGCATGGCGACCGTCGGGGTGGCACTGCTCGTGAGCGGTTGCGAGGCGCAGGCCGAGGGTGCGCCTGCCACCGCGGAGAACACTCCGCCGGCGACATTCGCTCCGCAAGCCCCGCCCGGCGAGCCGGCGGCGCCACTGGCCGGACTCGACGCCCGTGTCCGTCAAGCCACCGCCGACGCGGCGAAGTCCGGGGCCGATATCGAGGCAGTCGTACTGGACCGCACCACCGGCCAGACCGTCTCCAACGGGACCAACAGGCCCTTCCCGATCGCGTCCGTGGTGAAACTGTTCATCGCCGACGACCTGCTGTTGCAGGAGGCGCAGGGTAAAACGACACTATCGGCGTCCGACCGCCAGCTGCTCGACCTCATGCTGCGCTCGTCCGACGACGGCGCCGCCCAGACGTTCTGGGACCGTAGCGGGCAAAACGCCGTCATCGCACGCATCAAAGCCCGATACGGGTTGCCGGGCACGACAGCGCCGTACAACGAGCACTGGGACGTCACGCAAAGCACCGCAAACGATCTCGTCCACTACTACGCCATGCTGTTGGACGGCAGCGGCGGGCTGCCACCCGAACAGGCCGGCATCATCATCGGCGACCTCGCGCAATCCACGCCGACGGGAAGTGACGGGTACCCGCAGCGGTTCGGCATACCCGAGGGGCTCTATGCCGAACCGGTCGCGGTAAAACAGGGCTGGTTCTGCTGCTGGAACGGCGCCAACCAGTTGCACGTGTCCACCGGTGCCATCGGACCCGACCGCCGCTATGTGATGGCGATCAGCTCCCTGGATCCCGACGACGCCGCCACCGCCCGCGCGACCATCACGCAGGCCGTCAAGACGATGTTCCCGGGCGGGAAGATCTGA
- a CDS encoding amidohydrolase family protein, whose protein sequence is MSTVLTSGVMVSGRQTTGFVDVHSHNFPVLSTAGREQEHAWLAANRFLGPPAPEWVAEKALAFMDAHGIALQLLSMPVDSPLERVRDINDRGAALADMLPDRLGFLATIPCGDPRGAVDEITRAADELGADGFVMSTNTGGTYFGDPIYDPVFAELDRRGATVFVHPSAPAGLESTACGRPGPVLEFVFDTPRTVVDAVFSRVFQRYPNMTMILAHGGGALPAVWARVAALGPLPWVPNPQGVTAEDILSQLAGLYYDTANAAHSLGPLLELTTADHILFGTDYPLSPPSVHEDYLADFLTSAALSDAEFNAITANTFRVFPSLDKRLSGSAMGTTVA, encoded by the coding sequence ATGAGCACTGTACTGACGAGCGGAGTCATGGTGAGCGGGCGGCAGACGACCGGTTTCGTGGACGTGCATTCGCACAACTTTCCCGTGCTCAGCACCGCTGGGCGGGAGCAGGAGCACGCCTGGTTGGCGGCCAATCGCTTCCTCGGCCCGCCGGCGCCAGAATGGGTGGCCGAGAAAGCGCTGGCGTTCATGGACGCCCACGGGATAGCACTGCAGCTGTTGTCCATGCCGGTGGATTCTCCGCTCGAGCGGGTACGGGATATCAATGATCGAGGGGCGGCGCTGGCCGATATGCTGCCGGACCGGCTGGGCTTTCTCGCGACCATTCCCTGCGGGGATCCTCGGGGGGCGGTCGACGAGATCACCCGCGCCGCCGATGAACTCGGCGCCGACGGTTTCGTGATGTCCACCAATACCGGAGGAACCTATTTCGGCGATCCGATCTATGACCCGGTGTTCGCCGAACTGGATCGGCGCGGTGCGACCGTCTTTGTCCACCCGTCGGCTCCTGCGGGACTCGAGTCGACGGCATGTGGCCGACCCGGCCCCGTGCTGGAGTTCGTGTTCGATACCCCGCGCACCGTGGTGGATGCGGTGTTCTCGCGGGTCTTCCAGCGCTACCCGAACATGACGATGATCCTCGCCCACGGGGGTGGCGCGCTGCCGGCGGTGTGGGCCCGGGTTGCGGCATTGGGCCCGTTGCCCTGGGTACCGAATCCGCAGGGGGTTACCGCCGAGGATATCCTCTCGCAATTGGCCGGCCTCTATTACGACACGGCGAATGCCGCCCACTCGTTGGGGCCGCTGCTCGAGCTGACCACCGCCGACCACATCCTGTTCGGCACGGACTATCCGTTGTCACCGCCGTCGGTGCACGAGGACTATCTGGCCGATTTTCTGACCTCCGCCGCGCTCAGCGATGCCGAGTTCAACGCGATCACTGCGAACACGTTCAGGGTGTTCCCCTCGCTGGACAAGCGGCTGTCCGGATCGGCAATGGGAACGACGGTGGCGTAG
- a CDS encoding thiol-disulfide oxidoreductase DCC family protein produces MNAAQPSLDAPVLLYDGVCGVCNSAVRTILRFDRRGTLRFAALDSDFARDVTARHPELVGIDSAVYIRNVGRPTEAVEIRSAALLRVAAYLGGWWRLALAGRVIPARVRDRLYELFAARRYLVGGRYDTCPIPTPEVRGRFLDAAYG; encoded by the coding sequence ATGAACGCAGCGCAGCCCTCGCTCGACGCGCCGGTCCTGCTGTACGACGGTGTGTGCGGCGTCTGCAACAGCGCGGTACGCACCATCCTGCGATTCGATCGCCGCGGCACCCTACGGTTCGCAGCCCTGGACAGTGACTTCGCCCGCGACGTGACGGCGCGCCATCCGGAACTGGTGGGCATCGATTCGGCGGTGTACATCCGCAACGTCGGCCGGCCCACCGAGGCGGTGGAGATCCGTTCGGCGGCGCTGCTGCGGGTCGCAGCGTATCTCGGCGGCTGGTGGCGACTGGCGCTGGCTGGACGCGTGATTCCGGCGCGGGTACGCGACAGGCTCTATGAACTTTTCGCCGCGCGACGCTACCTCGTCGGTGGCCGCTACGACACCTGTCCGATCCCGACGCCTGAGGTGCGAGGCCGTTTCCTCGATGCCGCGTACGGATGA
- a CDS encoding TetR/AcrR family transcriptional regulator, whose translation MGRPIGVRGSETRERIIAAAREVFGEVGYEGATTGEIARRASVTRPALRCYFPSKRAVYDGVLAGASADIAAAVAAAARETTLLEQLTAFTAMIVSDRRRATFFATVVLDSYRHPDLKNRHCAPREDALEFLTAAVGDAVERGELADDTDTAAVVEMLYAVMVGASLHGGFADAEIEDTAAVERLRRLLSGAFGG comes from the coding sequence ATGGGACGGCCGATCGGAGTTCGCGGATCAGAGACGCGAGAGCGAATAATCGCGGCTGCCCGCGAAGTCTTCGGTGAAGTCGGATACGAAGGCGCGACGACAGGCGAGATCGCACGCCGAGCGAGCGTCACGCGCCCGGCGCTGCGTTGCTACTTCCCATCCAAGCGGGCCGTCTATGACGGAGTACTGGCCGGGGCGAGTGCTGATATCGCTGCGGCGGTCGCGGCCGCCGCACGCGAAACGACACTGCTCGAGCAACTCACCGCGTTCACGGCGATGATCGTCTCCGACCGGCGCCGAGCCACGTTCTTCGCCACCGTGGTCCTGGACTCCTACCGCCACCCCGACTTGAAGAATCGCCACTGCGCACCGCGCGAAGATGCCCTGGAATTCTTGACAGCGGCGGTGGGCGACGCTGTCGAGCGGGGTGAGCTGGCCGACGACACCGACACGGCTGCCGTGGTGGAGATGCTCTACGCGGTGATGGTCGGCGCCAGCCTGCACGGTGGGTTTGCCGACGCGGAGATCGAGGACACCGCGGCGGTCGAGAGGTTGCGCAGACTGTTGTCCGGGGCATTCGGCGGCTGA
- a CDS encoding (2Fe-2S)-binding protein, protein MPAEDTFDPTVTFAQRLAIRLHVNGDDVTAEVQARTTLLDWLRESLGLTGAKKGCNEGACGTCTVLVNGDHMNSCLTLAVQCDGHSVVTVEGLAAPGEDLHPVQRAFAECDAFQCGYCTPGQILSAVACIANGHASDEHTVREWMSGNICRCSSYPQITAAVLAAAATGRDR, encoded by the coding sequence ATGCCAGCCGAGGACACCTTCGACCCGACCGTGACATTCGCGCAGCGGCTTGCGATACGCCTCCACGTCAATGGCGACGACGTCACCGCCGAAGTACAGGCGCGGACCACCCTTCTCGACTGGCTCCGTGAGTCACTCGGCTTGACCGGCGCCAAGAAAGGCTGCAACGAGGGGGCGTGCGGGACGTGCACGGTCCTGGTCAACGGCGATCACATGAACAGCTGTCTCACGCTGGCCGTACAGTGCGACGGCCACTCCGTGGTGACGGTCGAAGGGCTGGCCGCTCCGGGCGAGGACCTGCACCCGGTCCAGCGGGCGTTCGCCGAATGCGATGCCTTCCAGTGCGGATACTGCACGCCGGGTCAGATCCTGTCCGCGGTCGCGTGCATCGCCAACGGGCACGCGAGCGACGAGCACACCGTGCGCGAGTGGATGAGCGGCAACATCTGTCGCTGCTCGTCGTATCCCCAGATCACCGCGGCGGTCCTGGCCGCAGCCGCGACGGGCCGCGACCGGTGA
- a CDS encoding FAD binding domain-containing protein, with translation MRDFGYARATDVAATVATLDHGNATVIAGGTELLNWLRLGISEDDNVLDIGAVDELHGITRRGDELFIGALTTLNDLAAHPAVDNGAAALASACRQAASAQIRNRATLGGNVLQRTRCPYFRAEAPLPWACNKRVPGSGCSALTGHHERQAIFGWTEQCVAVQPSDPAVALAALDAQVDVTGPAGTRSIAMTEFHLTQEEAAAQGDPLREHRLEPAELITGYRLTLCPEEGQAYVKVRERASYEYAIVSAAATVRSEAGVIRAARVALGSVAQKPWRLTDIEPQLVGLTLDRAVLMPVLTRAMAAAKPLPNNGFKIVLAARAAVRALLIAGGTP, from the coding sequence GTGAGGGATTTCGGCTATGCCCGCGCGACCGACGTCGCCGCCACCGTGGCCACCCTCGATCACGGCAACGCCACCGTGATCGCCGGTGGTACGGAACTCTTGAATTGGTTGCGGCTGGGCATCTCGGAGGACGACAACGTCCTCGACATCGGTGCCGTCGACGAGTTGCACGGCATCACCCGCCGCGGTGACGAGCTGTTCATCGGCGCCTTGACGACGCTCAACGATCTGGCCGCACACCCAGCAGTCGACAACGGCGCTGCGGCGTTGGCGTCGGCCTGCCGTCAGGCCGCATCCGCGCAAATTCGCAACCGCGCTACCCTGGGCGGCAACGTGCTGCAGCGCACCAGATGTCCCTACTTTCGCGCGGAGGCACCGTTGCCGTGGGCCTGTAACAAACGGGTCCCAGGGAGCGGATGTTCGGCACTGACGGGCCATCACGAGCGACAGGCCATCTTCGGCTGGACCGAGCAGTGCGTGGCCGTCCAACCGTCCGACCCGGCCGTCGCACTGGCTGCGCTCGACGCACAGGTCGATGTGACCGGTCCGGCCGGAACCCGCAGCATCGCGATGACCGAGTTCCATCTGACGCAGGAAGAGGCGGCCGCCCAGGGCGATCCGCTGCGCGAGCACCGTCTGGAGCCGGCCGAACTGATCACCGGCTACCGCCTGACGTTGTGCCCAGAGGAAGGGCAGGCGTATGTCAAAGTTCGCGAACGCGCCTCGTACGAATACGCCATCGTGTCGGCCGCCGCGACGGTCCGTAGCGAGGCCGGCGTCATCCGCGCGGCCCGGGTGGCGCTGGGCTCCGTCGCACAGAAGCCCTGGCGACTGACCGACATCGAGCCCCAACTCGTCGGACTCACCCTGGACCGGGCCGTGCTGATGCCCGTGCTCACCCGGGCCATGGCGGCCGCGAAACCCCTGCCCAACAACGGCTTCAAGATCGTGCTGGCCGCGCGCGCGGCGGTGCGAGCGCTGCTGATCGCCGGCGGTACGCCATGA
- a CDS encoding type 1 glutamine amidotransferase domain-containing protein produces the protein MRAEEGDESIAELADFAGQAEQALEESIARLEGKRVAILATDGVERRELEEPREALRGAGASTELLSLHGGSIGMRSHDLEPAGETPVERVVAEVTPAEFDALVIPGGTVNADKLRSDAKAVTFVHDFVESGKPVAVICHAPWTLIDAGVAKGRTLTSYPSLRIDLQNAGASVVDREVVVDGNLISSRSPDDLPAFCAAIVEALAQK, from the coding sequence ATGCGCGCTGAGGAAGGCGACGAGTCGATCGCGGAGTTGGCTGATTTCGCCGGACAGGCCGAACAGGCGCTGGAGGAGAGCATTGCGCGGTTGGAGGGCAAGAGGGTGGCGATACTTGCCACCGACGGCGTCGAGCGTCGTGAGCTGGAAGAACCTCGGGAGGCGTTGCGCGGCGCCGGGGCCAGTACCGAACTCCTGTCACTGCACGGTGGTTCGATCGGTATGCGTAGCCATGACTTGGAGCCGGCAGGGGAGACTCCGGTCGAGCGTGTGGTGGCGGAGGTGACGCCCGCCGAATTCGATGCGTTGGTGATTCCTGGTGGCACGGTCAATGCCGACAAACTGCGCAGTGATGCCAAGGCGGTGACCTTCGTGCATGACTTCGTCGAATCGGGCAAGCCGGTCGCCGTCATCTGCCATGCCCCGTGGACGTTGATCGACGCGGGTGTGGCCAAGGGACGGACGTTGACCTCCTACCCGAGTCTTCGCATCGATCTGCAGAATGCGGGCGCTTCGGTCGTGGACCGCGAGGTCGTGGTCGACGGAAACCTGATCTCCAGTCGTTCGCCCGACGATCTCCCGGCGTTCTGCGCCGCCATCGTGGAGGCCCTGGCCCAGAAGTGA
- a CDS encoding SDR family oxidoreductase, with protein sequence MTKTWFITGTSRGMGRELLLQVLRRGDTVAATLRRPEQLDDLVAHFGDRLWRRALDVTDSDAVRHVVGEAFGDLGRIDVIVSNAGYGVSGAAEDLGDDHVEALIATNLTGSIQLARAAIPHLRAQGGGLLMQMSSMGGLVTFPSYSVYHATKWGIEGFYDALAYEFEPLRIATTLIEPGVVRTTFFDAAERIPASAPYRGGPADQPPPTTEEMTDSPELIAAAIIRAADADPPPRRLVLGSDAWTLITQGLSSRLIEVSAQRDNAVSADFPAESGPQ encoded by the coding sequence ATGACCAAGACCTGGTTCATCACCGGTACATCCCGTGGGATGGGCCGCGAGCTGCTTCTTCAGGTATTGAGACGCGGCGATACCGTCGCCGCGACGCTTCGGCGGCCCGAACAGCTCGACGACCTGGTGGCACACTTCGGGGATCGGTTGTGGCGGCGCGCGCTTGACGTCACCGATTCCGACGCCGTCCGCCACGTTGTCGGTGAGGCGTTCGGCGATCTGGGGCGTATCGATGTCATCGTGTCCAACGCTGGATACGGGGTGTCCGGAGCGGCGGAAGATCTCGGGGACGATCACGTCGAAGCGTTGATCGCCACCAATCTCACGGGCTCGATCCAGCTTGCCCGCGCGGCAATACCGCACCTTCGTGCGCAGGGCGGAGGCCTGTTGATGCAGATGTCGAGTATGGGTGGGCTGGTCACCTTTCCGTCTTACTCGGTCTATCACGCCACCAAGTGGGGTATCGAGGGCTTCTACGACGCCCTCGCCTACGAGTTTGAGCCGTTGCGCATCGCCACCACGCTGATCGAACCGGGAGTCGTACGCACCACCTTCTTCGATGCCGCCGAGCGGATTCCGGCGAGTGCGCCCTACCGGGGTGGGCCGGCCGATCAACCACCACCCACAACTGAGGAGATGACCGACAGCCCGGAACTCATCGCCGCAGCAATCATTCGGGCCGCTGATGCGGACCCGCCGCCGCGGCGCCTGGTGCTCGGCTCCGATGCGTGGACTCTGATCACCCAGGGTTTGTCCAGTCGCCTGATCGAGGTCTCGGCGCAGAGGGACAACGCGGTCTCTGCTGACTTCCCGGCAGAATCGGGCCCCCAGTAG
- a CDS encoding DUF732 domain-containing protein, translated as MGTRRGVIAIAAATGALVVVGGATLAALHLQADETPGSPLPSQPATTASPSSSSGLAPGALAEYDQQLVTSLRSHGLSIANPSMTARDAHLICARLQHGQSVAEVKRDYTQVSQGDSAVADLFVSTVMKIYPSCP; from the coding sequence ATGGGCACGCGCCGAGGAGTCATCGCCATCGCAGCTGCCACCGGCGCGCTGGTGGTGGTCGGCGGCGCGACACTCGCTGCGCTCCACCTGCAGGCCGACGAGACCCCCGGTTCACCCCTTCCGAGCCAGCCGGCGACCACGGCCTCGCCGTCATCGTCCAGTGGGCTCGCCCCCGGTGCCCTCGCCGAATATGACCAGCAGCTGGTGACCAGCTTGCGCTCCCACGGGCTCAGCATCGCGAACCCGTCCATGACGGCGCGCGATGCACATCTCATCTGCGCACGGCTGCAGCACGGGCAATCCGTGGCGGAGGTGAAGCGGGACTATACGCAGGTGTCACAAGGTGATTCGGCCGTCGCGGATCTGTTCGTCTCGACGGTGATGAAGATCTATCCCAGTTGTCCGTGA
- a CDS encoding DUF1906 domain-containing protein: protein MTNQPRVSPVSRRDALRYAAAATALTGLGAAAARAGAPTASAAAPTLIDFAMRQIPARDILAAGHAGVINYVSTSRPGSSMGAKPITLPYAQSLAAAGLAIVSNYQYGKPGGTAPSDFTRGYAGGVADARTAWQLHTAAGGGQSAPIFFSVDDDIDRDTWNNVALQWFRGINSVLGVQRTGIYGGIRPCQWATTDGVIGRSRSPGHVWAWQTRSWSGGQIYPAAVLYQRVVSTASNPGPVVGGLEVDVSDALAQDVGQWNLHP, encoded by the coding sequence ATGACCAACCAGCCGCGCGTCAGCCCGGTGTCCCGCCGTGACGCGCTGCGCTACGCGGCCGCTGCGACGGCCTTGACCGGACTGGGTGCGGCAGCGGCACGTGCCGGCGCGCCCACGGCGTCGGCCGCCGCACCCACGCTGATCGACTTCGCCATGCGTCAGATTCCGGCCCGCGACATCCTGGCAGCGGGGCACGCCGGGGTGATCAATTACGTCTCGACGTCACGCCCGGGCTCGTCGATGGGTGCCAAGCCGATCACCCTGCCTTACGCGCAGTCGCTGGCCGCCGCCGGGCTGGCGATCGTCAGCAACTATCAATACGGCAAGCCGGGCGGAACCGCACCGTCGGACTTCACCCGGGGTTACGCCGGCGGCGTGGCCGACGCCCGCACCGCATGGCAGCTCCACACCGCCGCCGGTGGCGGCCAGAGCGCACCCATCTTCTTCAGTGTGGACGACGATATCGACCGCGATACCTGGAACAATGTTGCACTGCAATGGTTTCGGGGAATCAATTCGGTACTCGGCGTGCAGCGCACCGGCATCTACGGCGGTATCAGGCCATGCCAGTGGGCCACCACCGACGGCGTCATCGGACGGTCCCGTTCGCCCGGCCACGTCTGGGCGTGGCAAACCCGGTCATGGTCGGGCGGTCAGATCTACCCCGCGGCCGTGCTCTACCAGCGCGTGGTGAGCACCGCATCGAATCCAGGCCCGGTGGTCGGCGGGCTCGAAGTCGATGTCAGCGATGCCCTGGCCCAGGATGTGGGCCAGTGGAACCTGCATCCGTGA
- a CDS encoding (2Fe-2S)-binding protein, which yields MHTIEVNGVRRQVDTDGDTPLLYALRNHLGLKGTRFGCGQGLCGACLVLIDGRPDYSCSVPMWAVDGRTITTIEGLGTPERPHPVARAFVAAQAAQCGYCISGMVVGAVGLLTDNDHPTEEQVRAGLDRNLCRCGAHNRIVRAVLAAAEELRGAAQAME from the coding sequence ATGCACACGATCGAGGTAAATGGTGTGCGCCGGCAGGTCGACACCGACGGCGATACCCCGCTGCTGTATGCGCTGCGAAATCACCTTGGACTCAAAGGGACTCGGTTCGGCTGTGGGCAGGGCCTGTGCGGGGCGTGCCTGGTACTCATCGACGGGCGCCCGGACTACTCGTGCAGTGTGCCGATGTGGGCGGTCGACGGCCGTACGATCACGACGATCGAGGGTCTGGGCACACCTGAGCGGCCCCATCCGGTTGCGCGTGCCTTCGTCGCGGCTCAGGCGGCACAGTGTGGCTATTGCATCTCCGGCATGGTGGTCGGTGCCGTCGGGCTGCTCACGGACAACGATCATCCGACCGAGGAGCAGGTGCGAGCCGGTCTGGACCGCAATTTGTGTCGTTGCGGCGCCCACAACCGGATCGTCCGCGCGGTGCTGGCCGCGGCCGAAGAGCTCCGGGGCGCAGCGCAGGCGATGGAATGA
- a CDS encoding xanthine dehydrogenase family protein molybdopterin-binding subunit — translation MTSTKLPITRFPRVEATAKVTGAARYTADHHPEGMLYAVLVGAPVAAGLLRGVDTGAAVSSPGVVTVLTASDLPDFPLLSEPAGVTVMPFTDNVIRYEGQPVAIVIAESVEAAEAARTLVSVDCAPADPVLLGAGAREAAPGEFGGEFTKGDMDAAWADAVVRIEQTYLLAPRHHHAMETSGTVAQWDGDDLTLWDTVQASSTVPPVIAAALDLDPGRVRVIARHIGGGFGSKSYVWPHEIFAAAAARIAGRPVKLHLRRADQFSNVGYQPWMEQTMRLAAEASGRLTGIQHIAVNNAGMVDTHVEPATLSSRNLYASDAIRTRQLIERVNLNVPTPMRAPLEGAGQWALESAMNELAEATGVDPLDVRLANFAEVSPTDGRPWSSNRLREAYAEGARRYGWRDRHERARTDGPWLIGHGMATSTMGSFRFPSAARVRLRGDGSVVVEANVPDIGTGATTILSQIAAEELGVPLDRIEMRWGDTQLPAAGPSYGSATTMSAGSAVAAAAREVVKQLADRGIEGIDELIGEGRFATPGGVMNLDGEHTPSALRTWGAIFVEVGVDRDFGLLRLRRAVGVYSAGRILNPVTARAQMIGGIIWGWGKATLEASDQDRVHGRWLAKNLSNVAVPVNADIPTDIDVSFVDEYDNAASLIGARGIGELGATGVDAAVAAAVHDAVGIRVRELPILPWRLLGALEGSS, via the coding sequence ATGACGTCCACCAAGCTGCCCATCACGAGGTTTCCCCGCGTGGAGGCCACGGCGAAGGTCACCGGCGCAGCCCGATACACCGCCGACCACCACCCCGAGGGGATGCTGTATGCCGTCCTGGTGGGCGCGCCGGTGGCGGCCGGACTGCTACGCGGGGTGGACACCGGCGCCGCGGTGTCCTCGCCTGGTGTCGTCACCGTGCTCACCGCCTCGGACCTGCCGGACTTCCCTCTGCTGTCGGAACCCGCCGGGGTGACCGTCATGCCGTTCACCGACAACGTGATTCGCTACGAGGGGCAGCCGGTCGCGATCGTCATCGCCGAGTCCGTCGAGGCTGCCGAGGCCGCGCGCACCCTGGTGTCGGTCGACTGCGCGCCAGCGGATCCGGTGCTGCTCGGTGCGGGCGCCCGCGAGGCGGCCCCTGGCGAGTTCGGCGGGGAATTCACCAAGGGTGACATGGACGCCGCCTGGGCGGACGCCGTCGTCCGCATCGAGCAGACGTACCTACTGGCGCCCCGGCATCATCACGCCATGGAGACCTCGGGCACCGTCGCGCAGTGGGACGGTGACGACCTGACTCTGTGGGACACCGTGCAGGCCAGTTCCACGGTGCCGCCGGTGATCGCTGCCGCACTCGACCTCGACCCGGGCCGTGTCCGCGTCATCGCCCGCCACATCGGCGGGGGTTTCGGCTCCAAGAGCTACGTCTGGCCGCACGAGATCTTCGCCGCGGCGGCCGCCCGGATCGCCGGCAGACCCGTCAAGCTGCACCTGCGCCGAGCCGACCAGTTCAGCAATGTCGGCTACCAGCCATGGATGGAACAGACGATGCGGTTGGCTGCCGAGGCGTCAGGACGGCTCACCGGCATTCAACACATCGCGGTGAACAACGCCGGAATGGTCGATACCCATGTCGAACCCGCGACGCTGTCGAGCCGGAACCTCTACGCGTCGGACGCGATCCGTACCCGGCAGCTCATCGAACGGGTGAACCTCAATGTGCCGACGCCGATGCGGGCACCGCTCGAAGGTGCGGGCCAGTGGGCGCTGGAGTCCGCGATGAACGAACTGGCCGAAGCCACCGGGGTGGATCCGCTCGATGTGCGGTTGGCCAATTTCGCCGAGGTGTCGCCGACCGACGGTCGCCCCTGGTCGAGCAACCGATTGCGGGAGGCCTACGCAGAAGGCGCGCGCCGATACGGATGGCGAGATCGTCACGAACGGGCGCGCACCGACGGGCCGTGGCTGATCGGGCACGGCATGGCGACCTCCACCATGGGCAGCTTTCGCTTTCCGAGCGCGGCTCGGGTCCGGTTACGCGGCGACGGTTCGGTGGTGGTCGAGGCCAATGTGCCCGATATCGGCACCGGGGCAACAACGATTCTCAGTCAGATCGCCGCCGAGGAGCTCGGCGTTCCGCTCGACCGCATCGAAATGCGCTGGGGTGACACACAGTTGCCGGCCGCGGGGCCGTCCTACGGCTCGGCGACCACGATGAGCGCCGGCAGCGCGGTGGCCGCCGCCGCCCGCGAGGTGGTCAAGCAACTCGCCGACCGCGGCATCGAAGGGATCGACGAGCTGATCGGCGAGGGCCGGTTTGCGACTCCGGGCGGCGTCATGAATCTCGACGGCGAGCACACGCCCTCGGCGCTGCGCACCTGGGGCGCGATCTTCGTAGAAGTGGGGGTCGACCGCGATTTCGGGCTGCTCCGGCTGCGGCGTGCGGTCGGCGTGTACTCAGCGGGACGCATCCTGAACCCGGTGACCGCGCGTGCGCAGATGATCGGCGGCATCATCTGGGGCTGGGGCAAGGCCACGCTGGAGGCAAGCGACCAGGACCGGGTCCACGGGCGCTGGCTGGCCAAGAACCTGTCGAACGTGGCGGTCCCGGTCAACGCCGACATCCCGACCGACATCGACGTGTCGTTCGTCGACGAATACGACAACGCGGCCAGCCTGATCGGTGCGCGCGGCATCGGCGAGCTCGGCGCCACGGGTGTGGACGCGGCGGTGGCCGCCGCGGTCCACGACGCGGTGGGTATCCGGGTCCGCGAGCTGCCGATCCTGCCGTGGAGACTGCTTGGCGCGCTGGAGGGATCGTCATGA